Proteins co-encoded in one Stenotrophomonas maltophilia genomic window:
- a CDS encoding replication initiation factor domain-containing protein: MAGDRAVPAGSGLPSSNRGVSEFRNPEGTLTVGIDWFSASVDMFAVLNELAFRDGDSFEEVRNWIDYSADNARVVALQMFCWFFAGLGLELDEVAGGGRFYLWRVKIINAEKKFVGMIELGGDHCRRADGTYTARIELTGDGCKAVAAARCGHAQRWLELRAKLESCGGRLTRVDACADDLLGQYPLRLAQKWYDEGEFDNRGQRPKAQLVDDYDSGDGKTFYVGGKKSERQLRVYEKGRELGDKSSPWVRYEAQFRASNRKELPLDLLRDPAAYLLGAYPVLRFLRCISSRIDVTKAAAVATFKSACRHFKRQYGGFVNFVFRTCPDEEVAVAVFKSCTSPKLPKWATGDVAAHWATSVAVQPT; encoded by the coding sequence ATGGCCGGTGATCGCGCAGTGCCGGCCGGGTCGGGACTCCCCTCGTCTAACAGGGGAGTCAGTGAATTCAGGAACCCCGAGGGAACCCTGACGGTCGGCATTGACTGGTTTTCCGCTTCGGTTGACATGTTCGCGGTCCTCAACGAGCTGGCCTTCCGCGACGGCGACTCTTTCGAAGAGGTCCGCAACTGGATCGACTACAGCGCCGATAACGCTCGGGTGGTCGCCCTACAGATGTTCTGCTGGTTCTTCGCTGGGCTGGGCCTTGAACTGGATGAGGTGGCAGGGGGAGGGCGCTTCTACCTGTGGCGCGTCAAGATCATCAATGCCGAGAAAAAGTTCGTCGGCATGATCGAGTTAGGCGGTGATCACTGCCGCCGCGCCGATGGCACGTATACCGCCCGCATTGAGCTAACCGGCGATGGTTGCAAGGCGGTAGCCGCTGCGCGCTGCGGCCATGCGCAGCGGTGGCTGGAGCTTCGAGCGAAGCTCGAAAGCTGCGGCGGACGCCTAACCCGAGTTGACGCCTGCGCCGATGATCTTCTCGGGCAGTACCCATTGCGCCTGGCACAGAAGTGGTACGACGAAGGCGAGTTCGACAACCGTGGGCAGCGTCCTAAGGCGCAGCTTGTGGACGACTACGACAGCGGAGACGGCAAGACGTTTTACGTCGGCGGCAAGAAATCCGAGCGTCAGTTGCGCGTCTACGAGAAAGGCCGCGAGCTGGGCGACAAGAGTTCGCCATGGGTGCGCTACGAAGCGCAGTTCCGCGCTTCAAACCGCAAGGAATTGCCGCTCGATCTGCTCCGGGATCCCGCCGCATATCTCCTTGGTGCATACCCCGTGCTGCGCTTCCTGCGCTGCATTTCTTCCCGCATTGACGTGACCAAAGCGGCAGCGGTTGCGACGTTCAAAAGCGCATGCCGTCATTTCAAGCGCCAATACGGCGGCTTCGTCAATTTCGTTTTCCGCACGTGCCCCGATGAAGAGGTGGCCGTCGCGGTCTTTAAATCCTGCACTTCGCCAAAGCTGCCGAAGTGGGCAACAGGAGACGTAGCAGCGCACTGGGCCACAAGCGTGGCCGTACAACCAACCTGA
- a CDS encoding helix-turn-helix domain-containing protein — protein MSTIDALLDAAKAATGANNDSELAARLGVRPSSVSNYRKGVSLPNAVVCATLAGLTGEPLVKVIGIVGEARAISREEKAVWRKLAAMAMALCLAVGFSLPHKAQAAVPGFDNAHVVYIMRNAVSALSRFVGSALQWLGLW, from the coding sequence ATGTCGACTATCGATGCACTGCTGGACGCCGCCAAGGCTGCTACTGGGGCAAACAACGATTCGGAGCTCGCTGCGCGGCTCGGTGTGCGGCCAAGTTCGGTCAGCAACTACCGCAAAGGGGTGTCTCTGCCGAATGCAGTCGTGTGCGCGACATTGGCTGGCTTGACGGGAGAACCACTTGTCAAGGTGATCGGAATCGTGGGGGAGGCGCGGGCAATAAGCCGCGAAGAGAAGGCGGTTTGGCGAAAGCTCGCCGCCATGGCAATGGCGCTATGCCTGGCAGTCGGATTCTCCCTGCCCCATAAGGCTCAGGCGGCCGTTCCGGGCTTCGATAACGCACACGTTGTATACATTATGCGAAATGCTGTATCCGCCTTGTCGCGGTTCGTTGGCTCCGCATTGCAATGGCTCGGCCTCTGGTGA
- a CDS encoding HNH endonuclease, with protein MWLTAPSELGLKASKARAFQCTAEHLVAQQDGGRDVSGNVVAAHSRCNQGRHQRKGPAPSAEAFRALVQTRLAMGRWWSRLPSGIARASVWPIELNLCKESAAACLIR; from the coding sequence ATGTGGCTCACTGCACCCTCAGAGCTCGGGCTGAAGGCCAGTAAGGCCCGAGCCTTTCAATGCACCGCCGAGCACCTGGTGGCCCAACAGGACGGGGGCAGAGACGTGTCCGGGAACGTGGTGGCCGCGCATAGCCGGTGCAACCAGGGCAGGCACCAGCGGAAGGGACCAGCCCCTTCCGCTGAAGCGTTCCGGGCGCTGGTTCAGACGCGGCTGGCAATGGGGAGATGGTGGTCCCGACTGCCATCAGGGATTGCACGTGCTTCCGTATGGCCAATTGAATTGAATCTTTGCAAGGAATCGGCAGCTGCTTGCCTGATTCGCTAG